In a single window of the Zea mays cultivar B73 chromosome 5, Zm-B73-REFERENCE-NAM-5.0, whole genome shotgun sequence genome:
- the LOC103626685 gene encoding probable gamma-aminobutyrate transaminase 3, mitochondrial: MAFLACHKVLCLRLPLPLLLRLYGGICRKGRRFSAPVEFDDETPSRHTSPPPVFQTSPIEAPSVSEKRSSTTRRLWRGRLLSHPNPVSSRPRRRRSNRRAGVRGPSIDPIPICRERNIVEHVNKIAPRFQEGIKAFLGSPIVGEIRGLGLILGTEFVDNKSPNDPFPAEWGVGSIFGTECEKRGMLIRVAGDSIMLSPPLIMTPNEVEEIISKFGDALKATEEQIGELKSRKN; this comes from the exons ATGGCATTTCTGGCATGTCACAAAGTTCTCTGCCTCCGCCTGCCTCTTCCACTTCTGCTCCGCCTTTATGGTGGCATTTGCAGGAAGGGCAGAAG GTTCAGCGCGCCGGTGGAGTTCGACGACGAAACTCCGTCACGTCATACCTCTCCACCTCCCGTCTTCCAGACGTCTCCAATCGAGGCTCCCAGCGTCTCGGAGAAGAGGAGCAGCACGACACGGCGGCTGTGGCGAGGAAGGCTCCTGTCCCATCCCAACCCAGTTAGCAGCCGTCCAAGGAGGAGGAGATCCAATCGGCGTGCGGGCGTCCGCGGTCCATCCATCGATCCAATTCCAATCTGCAG GGAAAGGAATATTGTAGAACACGTTAACAAAATTGCTCCAAGGTTCCAGGAGGGAATCAAGGCCTTCTTAGGCAGCCCAATTGTTGGGGAG ATACGCGGTCTGGGACTGATACTTGGAACTGAATTTGTCGACAACAAATCTCCAAATGATCCATTTCCAGCTGAATGGG GTGTTGGTTCGATATTTGGCACGGAGTGCGAGAAGCGTGGGATGCTCATCAGGGTGGCTGGGGACAGCATCATGCTGTCACCCCCGCTGATCATGACTCCCAATGAAGTCGAAGAA ATCATAAGCAAATTCGGCGATGCTCTGAAGGCTACAGAGGaacagattggagaactgaaatccagGAAGAATTAG
- the LOC103626684 gene encoding probable gamma-aminobutyrate transaminase 3, mitochondrial: protein MTTMDFWRDGGPCADGGKKVKKAEHEVAPYSESIATGECWFSAPVEFDDETPSRHTSPPPVFQTSPIEAPSVSEKRSSTARRLWRGRLLSHPNPVSSRPRRRRSNRRAGVRGPSIDPIPICRERNIVEHVNKIAPRFQEGIKAFLGSPIVGEIRGLGLILGTEFVDNKSPNDPFPAEWGVGSIFGTECEKRGMLIRVAGDNIMLSPPLIMTPNEVEEIISKFGDALKATEERIGELKSRKN from the exons ATGACCACCATGGATTTTTGGAGGGATGGAGGTCCCTGCGCCGACGGTGGCAAGAAAGTCAAGAAAGCCGAACATGAAGTGGCTCCCTACAGCGAAAGTATCGCCACTGGTGAGTGCTG GTTCAGCGCGCCGGTGGAGTTCGACGATGAAACTCCGTCACGTCATACCTCTCCACCTCCCGTCTTCCAGACGTCTCCAATCGAGGCTCCCAGCGTCTCGGAGAAGAGGAGCAGCACGGCACGGCGGCTGTGGCGAGGAAGGCTCCTGTCCCATCCCAACCCAGTTAGCAGCCGTCCAAGGAGGAGGAGATCCAATCGGCGTGCGGGCGTCCGCGGTCCATCCATCGATCCAATTCCAATCTGCAG GGAAAGGAATATTGTAGAACACGTTAACAAAATTGCTCCAAGGTTCCAGGAGGGAATCAAGGCCTTCTTAGGCAGCCCAATTGTTGGGGAG ATACGCGGTCTGGGACTGATACTTGGAACTGAATTTGTCGACAACAAATCTCCAAATGATCCATTTCCAGCTGAATGGG GTGTTGGTTCGATATTTGGCACGGAGTGCGAGAAGCGTGGGATGCTCATCAGGGTGGCTGGGGACAACATCATGCTGTCACCCCCGCTGATCATGACTCCCAATGAAGTCGAAGAA ATCATAAGCAAATTCGGCGATGCTCTGAAGGCTACAGAGGAacggattggagaactgaaatccagGAAGAATTAG